A section of the Elizabethkingia anophelis R26 genome encodes:
- a CDS encoding RagB/SusD family nutrient uptake outer membrane protein: MKYLNIKTGVLALSLALTSVSCSRDFTETVFNESEIASSWKSAEQMHSFVLGAFVDMRSQYYYGKDFSIYAEVRSDHMLSNGRSGYYNTVAGYEMTSADSYAANTYKQIYKVVAKANNIVNFDINSLDNAAASKAEATYYVGQAYALRAQSFFDLLRLYGQKYTGGNDGIVLPVKFDPLNKQGRSSIADTEKQIEADFEAAINKMESSKSFDRPDKRSEISINAVKALAARYYLYKNNYAKVQSLVNDIVASKKYKVIEKDALVSSWEASGSAMNSIFELAYGEVAQPGAASYAYIMNSRGYANTVVSDAGMASYASNDARLGLIEKVDGSYFLNKKFPSLTGATSIRIVRYEEVVLDGAEAEFKLGNTAKALEYLNMILENRGVAKATSVTMESIMAERSKELIGEGFRMWDLLRWGIEVPRPAGANKDKNLTAFPMPRVETDLSGTLVKANPGYDNYR, translated from the coding sequence ATGAAATATTTAAATATAAAAACAGGAGTTCTTGCACTTTCTCTAGCTTTAACAAGTGTAAGCTGCAGCAGGGATTTTACAGAAACGGTTTTTAATGAAAGTGAAATAGCTTCTTCATGGAAGTCTGCAGAGCAAATGCATTCATTTGTATTAGGTGCATTTGTTGATATGAGGTCTCAGTACTATTATGGAAAGGATTTTTCTATCTATGCCGAGGTAAGATCTGATCATATGCTTAGTAACGGAAGATCCGGATATTATAATACAGTAGCGGGCTATGAAATGACTTCTGCTGATTCATATGCAGCAAATACGTATAAGCAGATTTATAAGGTTGTAGCAAAAGCTAATAATATTGTTAATTTTGATATTAACTCATTAGATAATGCTGCAGCAAGTAAAGCAGAAGCTACTTATTATGTAGGTCAGGCTTATGCCTTAAGAGCACAGAGTTTCTTTGATTTGTTAAGATTATACGGACAGAAATATACAGGAGGTAATGATGGTATTGTTCTTCCTGTGAAATTTGATCCATTAAATAAACAAGGAAGATCAAGTATTGCGGATACTGAAAAACAAATTGAAGCTGATTTTGAAGCTGCTATAAACAAAATGGAAAGCTCTAAAAGCTTTGACAGACCAGATAAGAGATCTGAGATTTCAATTAACGCAGTAAAAGCATTGGCGGCAAGATATTACTTGTACAAAAACAATTATGCAAAAGTGCAATCATTAGTAAATGATATTGTTGCGAGCAAGAAATATAAAGTTATAGAGAAAGATGCTTTGGTAAGTTCATGGGAAGCTAGTGGTTCTGCTATGAACTCTATTTTTGAATTAGCTTATGGAGAGGTGGCCCAGCCAGGAGCAGCATCTTACGCTTATATTATGAATAGTAGAGGTTATGCTAATACTGTTGTAAGTGATGCTGGAATGGCTTCTTATGCTAGTAATGATGCACGTTTAGGTTTAATTGAAAAAGTAGATGGTAGCTATTTCCTAAATAAGAAATTTCCAAGTCTTACAGGAGCAACCAGTATCCGTATTGTTCGTTATGAAGAAGTCGTATTAGATGGAGCTGAAGCCGAATTTAAGTTAGGTAATACTGCTAAGGCATTAGAATATCTTAATATGATTCTTGAGAATAGAGGGGTGGCTAAGGCAACTTCTGTTACTATGGAAAGTATTATGGCTGAAAGATCTAAAGAATTAATTGGAGAAGGCTTCAGAATGTGGGATTTGTTGAGATGGGGTATAGAAGTTCCAAGACCAGCAGGGGCTAATAAAGATAAAAATTTAACAGCTTTCCCTATGCCAAGAGTTGAAACTGACCTTTCTGGTACTTTAGTAAAAGCTAATCCAGGATATGATAATTACAGATAA
- a CDS encoding SusC/RagA family TonB-linked outer membrane protein, with amino-acid sequence MNVKFKVLSAGVLFFMGQNIMAQSVKKDTATSTKTIEEVVVVGFGQKKTVKELTGSVGTMTAKAIEDNPVSASVDKMLQGRVAGVQTGVSNGQPGGFASVRVRGISSINGVKDPIYVIDGVRVKSGDLSSNSTTGNILASLNPNDIENISVLKDAVSTAMYGADAGSGVIIITTKSGKKGKAKFSLNFTQGITSDAVKRERGLTADEYKKLLTYSVMNRYQGANDPGFVGKSYQEVYDFLKAGGSDVKGDLKKTDIANVLNSPYNTNWKDATQKNEAYQTNVDFSLSGGNDKLSYFSSINYFDQQSTVKGANFKRLAASSRVSYQATDRLKISTDIQMSYGKTNTLSEGGATANPILAQYFNRPTDPLRNPDGSWYLGQSGRLSNGKFNVAALQDLNYTRNETARVFANLQAEYKIIKGLTYKFVFAPEFINLLENAYYSPLHGDGYAYKGRKTDISSRYFSFNVQNMLTYNFKAGVNNFNFTALQEAYRTQKDMVIARGSTVGSPFLETMDNFIQPLGVGGRKVIDSRWGYGLIGHWDYDRIIMVDGSYRRDVLSNFTPGKKAGNFWSAGVALDVARFGFLKNDPTVSMLKLRASYGKVGNQVKANPYALYSYTGNYNALAAGDLRGVYNPNLTWETINPFNVGVDFGFLNNRITFTAEYYNKKSKDLIYELPLQVSQGMTSYNANIGDMVNKGFEFSVNAEILKNPHGLNWSVNANLSTLSNKITKLYGGDVVNPTIDGIAMSGMILRQGESINSYYMRKWAGVDPRNGDPLWYLNGKDGETTNNYNLAKEEIQGNALSKVTGGFGTNLSYKNISLDAFFTYGFGGKILDKWMGNVVSDGAGVYDTPGYASQMDFWTPENPNAANPMPIYSLGNKRGYGLSTRRMFKADYIRLSNLKIAYTFKGDVLEKTGLTSLQIYLLGNNIWTYKFDKNLKLDPEINLAGNYDLGLPIQKAFMLGVNFGF; translated from the coding sequence ATGAATGTAAAATTTAAAGTATTGAGCGCGGGGGTTTTGTTCTTTATGGGACAAAACATTATGGCTCAGTCAGTGAAGAAGGATACTGCTACTTCAACAAAAACTATTGAAGAAGTGGTTGTAGTAGGTTTTGGACAGAAGAAAACTGTAAAAGAATTAACAGGTTCTGTAGGAACAATGACGGCTAAGGCTATTGAGGATAATCCTGTTTCTGCTTCTGTAGATAAAATGTTACAAGGTAGAGTTGCCGGAGTTCAGACGGGTGTTTCTAATGGTCAGCCAGGTGGATTTGCTTCTGTTCGTGTAAGAGGTATCTCTTCTATTAACGGTGTTAAAGATCCTATTTATGTTATTGATGGAGTTCGCGTAAAGTCAGGAGACTTATCAAGTAACTCTACTACCGGAAATATCTTAGCGAGTCTTAACCCGAATGATATAGAAAATATCAGTGTTTTGAAAGATGCCGTTTCTACTGCGATGTACGGAGCAGATGCTGGTTCTGGGGTAATCATTATTACAACAAAATCTGGTAAAAAAGGTAAAGCTAAATTTAGTTTAAACTTTACTCAGGGTATTACCAGTGATGCTGTAAAAAGAGAAAGAGGATTAACGGCTGATGAATACAAGAAGTTACTTACTTACTCTGTTATGAATAGATATCAGGGAGCAAATGATCCTGGTTTCGTAGGCAAAAGTTATCAGGAGGTTTATGACTTTTTGAAAGCCGGAGGTTCTGATGTTAAAGGAGATCTTAAAAAAACTGATATTGCCAATGTTTTAAACAGTCCCTATAATACAAATTGGAAAGATGCGACTCAGAAAAATGAAGCTTATCAGACTAATGTAGATTTTTCACTTTCCGGCGGGAATGATAAATTGAGCTACTTCAGTTCAATTAACTACTTTGATCAGCAATCTACTGTAAAAGGAGCTAACTTTAAAAGATTGGCAGCTTCTTCCAGAGTTAGTTACCAGGCAACGGATAGGCTTAAAATCTCAACTGATATTCAAATGTCTTATGGTAAAACAAATACTTTATCAGAAGGCGGGGCTACGGCTAACCCAATCTTAGCACAGTATTTTAACAGACCTACAGACCCATTAAGAAACCCTGACGGATCTTGGTATTTGGGGCAAAGTGGACGTTTATCTAATGGTAAATTTAATGTTGCTGCTCTTCAGGATCTTAATTATACTAGAAATGAAACAGCGCGAGTTTTCGCAAACTTACAAGCTGAATATAAAATTATAAAAGGACTTACCTATAAATTTGTTTTTGCACCGGAATTTATTAATCTTCTTGAAAATGCTTATTACTCACCATTACATGGAGATGGATATGCTTATAAAGGAAGAAAGACTGATATATCTTCAAGATATTTTAGTTTTAACGTGCAAAACATGTTAACATATAACTTCAAAGCGGGGGTAAATAATTTCAATTTTACAGCATTACAGGAAGCATACAGAACCCAAAAGGATATGGTGATTGCCAGAGGTAGTACTGTAGGATCTCCATTCCTGGAGACAATGGATAACTTTATTCAGCCACTTGGAGTAGGAGGAAGAAAAGTAATTGATTCAAGATGGGGGTACGGTTTAATCGGTCACTGGGATTATGACAGAATCATAATGGTAGATGGATCATACAGGAGAGACGTTCTGTCCAACTTTACTCCAGGTAAAAAGGCAGGGAACTTCTGGTCAGCAGGTGTTGCTTTAGATGTTGCGAGATTCGGATTCTTAAAAAACGACCCAACAGTATCTATGCTAAAGCTTAGAGCGTCTTACGGTAAGGTTGGTAATCAGGTAAAAGCTAATCCTTATGCGTTATATTCTTACACAGGAAACTATAATGCTTTAGCAGCTGGTGATTTGAGAGGGGTTTATAATCCTAATCTTACATGGGAAACAATTAATCCTTTTAACGTAGGTGTAGATTTTGGATTCCTGAATAACAGAATTACCTTTACAGCAGAATACTACAACAAAAAATCTAAAGACCTTATTTATGAGTTACCATTGCAGGTATCTCAGGGTATGACCAGCTACAATGCAAACATTGGAGATATGGTAAACAAAGGTTTTGAATTCTCTGTGAATGCAGAAATTCTTAAGAATCCACATGGACTTAACTGGAGCGTAAATGCTAATCTTTCTACACTAAGTAATAAAATCACTAAGTTATATGGTGGTGATGTTGTAAATCCTACAATTGATGGTATAGCTATGAGCGGGATGATTCTTCGTCAGGGAGAAAGTATCAACTCTTATTATATGAGAAAATGGGCTGGTGTAGACCCAAGAAATGGTGATCCATTATGGTATCTTAATGGAAAAGATGGTGAAACTACCAATAACTATAACTTAGCTAAAGAAGAGATTCAAGGGAATGCTTTAAGTAAAGTTACGGGTGGATTTGGTACTAACCTTAGCTATAAGAATATTAGCTTAGATGCATTCTTTACTTATGGATTTGGAGGGAAAATCTTAGATAAGTGGATGGGTAATGTTGTTTCTGATGGAGCTGGAGTATATGATACTCCGGGATATGCCTCCCAAATGGATTTCTGGACTCCTGAGAATCCTAATGCTGCTAATCCTATGCCTATTTATTCATTAGGAAATAAGAGAGGTTACGGATTATCTACAAGAAGGATGTTTAAAGCTGATTATATAAGATTAAGTAACCTTAAAATTGCTTATACCTTCAAAGGAGATGTATTAGAAAAAACAGGTCTTACATCTTTACAGATCTATTTATTAGGAAATAATATATGGACATACAAATTTGACAAAAACTTAAAGTTGGATCCGGAAATTAATTTGGCAGGTAACTACGATTTAGGATTGCCAATTCAGAAGGCGTTTATGTTAGGAGTTAATTTCGGATTTTAA
- the infB gene encoding translation initiation factor IF-2 has translation MPKIRLNKAVKELNISISRAVEYLQSKGIEVESNPNALLESEAFSALEAEFRKDGEQKKASHEVVISKVPDEKLEIEEVKPEVIRAKAAPQTGAKILGKIDLGEEKPKEVEEAPKPEPVKEPAKPVVEKTEEPQEQEFKVLGKIDLSQIRSDRPKHSDKKDKKPEAPKKEEPKVQAEAPKAEVKPVEKKVEEVKPAQPETPQEPQKIETVYQKLDGPKILKEKVDLSQFQQKPKKESGDNSFKKKRKRITKEGGNQGQNNNNQGQNNNQGGNNNNNNNSDRKPFNRGGNQQGGNNNNRGGNNNNRGGNNNRGGNNNNRNKVMPVELTDEQVKNQIKETLEKLTNKGGKSKGAKHRREKRSFRREQDELQQEMEAQDRTLKVTEFITVSELASLMNVSATEVISACFSLGVMVTMNQRLEADTLTLVADEFGYKVEFSDADIDDASLEEEPDAEEDLSKRAPIVTVMGHVDHGKTSLLDYIRKTNVIAGESGGITQHIGAYNVKLDNGEKITFLDTPGHEAFTAMRARGAQVTDIAIIVIAADDDVMPQTKEAIAHAQAAGVPMIIAINKVDKPGANPDNIRQQLSGMNILVEEWGGNVQSQEISAKFGNNVDMLLEKVLIQAELLELKANADKKASGVVIEAALDKGRGYVATMLVQNGTLKIGDYVLAGKNHGKVKAMLDERGKPMQEAGPSIPVTILGLDGAPTAGDKFRVFEDEREAKSIATKREQLQREQTIRTKKHLTLDEIGRRIALGDFKELNIILKGDVDGSVEALSDMLARLSTEEIHINILHKGVGQITESDVLLASASDAIIIGFNVRAGGNAKDLADKEEIEIRTYSVIYDAIDEVKEAMEGMLSPEIKEQVIGNVEIRETFKISKVGTIAGCMVLTGKITRNSKIRLIRDGIVQYTGELESLKRFKDDVKEVTKGYECGLNIKGYNDIEIGDILEVYEEVAVKKKLK, from the coding sequence ATGCCAAAAATTAGATTGAATAAAGCGGTAAAGGAACTTAACATCTCTATCTCCAGAGCTGTAGAATATCTACAGTCTAAAGGGATCGAAGTGGAAAGTAATCCAAACGCTCTATTAGAAAGCGAGGCATTTTCTGCATTGGAGGCTGAGTTCCGTAAAGATGGCGAACAGAAGAAAGCTTCCCATGAGGTTGTAATCTCTAAAGTTCCGGATGAAAAACTGGAAATAGAAGAGGTTAAACCTGAGGTGATAAGAGCCAAAGCTGCACCACAAACTGGTGCCAAAATTTTAGGGAAAATTGATTTGGGAGAAGAGAAGCCGAAAGAAGTAGAAGAAGCTCCTAAGCCAGAACCTGTAAAAGAACCTGCCAAGCCTGTTGTTGAAAAAACAGAGGAGCCTCAGGAGCAGGAATTCAAAGTTTTGGGGAAAATCGATTTATCTCAAATCAGATCAGACAGACCTAAACATTCTGATAAAAAAGATAAAAAGCCTGAAGCTCCTAAGAAAGAAGAGCCTAAGGTACAAGCTGAAGCTCCTAAAGCTGAAGTAAAACCTGTTGAGAAAAAAGTGGAAGAAGTAAAACCTGCTCAGCCGGAAACTCCGCAAGAGCCACAAAAAATTGAAACTGTTTATCAGAAATTGGATGGTCCAAAAATCCTGAAGGAAAAAGTAGACTTATCCCAGTTCCAGCAAAAGCCTAAGAAAGAAAGTGGAGATAACTCTTTCAAAAAGAAAAGAAAGAGAATAACCAAAGAAGGGGGTAATCAAGGGCAGAATAACAATAACCAGGGACAAAATAACAACCAGGGCGGAAATAATAATAACAATAATAATTCCGACAGAAAGCCATTTAACAGAGGTGGTAACCAGCAAGGTGGTAATAACAACAACCGTGGCGGTAACAATAATAATCGTGGTGGCAATAACAACCGTGGTGGTAATAATAACAACAGGAATAAAGTTATGCCTGTTGAGTTAACTGACGAGCAAGTTAAAAACCAGATTAAAGAAACTTTAGAAAAACTTACGAATAAAGGAGGTAAATCTAAAGGAGCTAAACACAGAAGAGAAAAAAGATCTTTCAGAAGAGAGCAGGACGAGCTTCAGCAGGAAATGGAAGCACAAGACAGAACTCTTAAAGTAACTGAATTCATTACGGTAAGCGAATTAGCGAGCCTTATGAATGTAAGTGCTACAGAGGTAATATCTGCTTGTTTCTCATTAGGTGTTATGGTTACAATGAATCAGCGTCTGGAAGCTGATACGCTTACATTAGTTGCTGACGAATTTGGTTATAAAGTTGAATTCTCGGATGCGGATATCGATGATGCTTCATTAGAAGAAGAACCGGATGCTGAAGAAGATTTATCAAAAAGAGCTCCTATTGTTACGGTAATGGGGCACGTAGACCACGGTAAAACATCCTTATTGGATTACATCCGTAAAACAAATGTCATTGCAGGGGAATCCGGAGGTATTACACAGCACATTGGTGCTTACAATGTGAAGCTTGATAATGGTGAGAAAATTACATTCTTAGATACACCAGGTCACGAGGCTTTTACAGCGATGAGAGCGCGTGGTGCTCAGGTAACCGATATTGCAATTATTGTAATTGCTGCGGATGATGACGTGATGCCACAAACTAAAGAAGCTATTGCTCATGCCCAGGCGGCAGGTGTACCAATGATTATTGCAATTAACAAAGTAGATAAACCAGGAGCAAACCCTGATAATATCCGCCAACAACTTTCCGGAATGAATATTCTAGTAGAAGAATGGGGCGGTAATGTTCAGTCTCAGGAGATCTCTGCTAAGTTTGGTAATAATGTGGATATGCTTTTAGAGAAAGTGTTAATCCAGGCGGAATTACTGGAGTTGAAAGCAAATGCAGATAAAAAAGCTTCCGGAGTAGTTATCGAAGCAGCCTTAGATAAAGGTAGAGGTTATGTAGCGACAATGCTGGTACAGAATGGTACGCTTAAAATTGGTGACTATGTATTAGCAGGTAAGAACCACGGTAAGGTAAAGGCTATGCTTGATGAAAGAGGTAAGCCTATGCAGGAAGCAGGACCTTCTATTCCTGTAACAATACTTGGTCTTGATGGTGCGCCAACTGCAGGTGATAAATTCAGGGTTTTTGAAGATGAACGTGAAGCAAAATCAATTGCAACTAAACGTGAACAACTTCAGCGTGAACAAACAATCAGAACGAAAAAGCATCTTACGCTTGACGAAATCGGTCGTCGTATTGCATTAGGAGACTTCAAAGAATTGAATATAATCCTTAAAGGTGACGTGGACGGATCTGTAGAGGCGCTTTCTGATATGTTGGCAAGATTATCTACTGAAGAGATTCATATTAATATCCTTCATAAAGGTGTAGGACAGATTACTGAATCTGATGTATTATTAGCTTCGGCATCTGATGCAATCATTATTGGCTTTAATGTTAGAGCTGGTGGTAATGCAAAAGATCTTGCTGACAAGGAAGAAATTGAAATCAGAACATACTCTGTAATCTACGATGCTATTGATGAAGTTAAGGAAGCGATGGAAGGTATGCTTTCGCCTGAGATTAAAGAGCAGGTTATCGGTAACGTTGAGATCCGTGAAACATTCAAGATTTCCAAAGTAGGAACAATTGCAGGTTGTATGGTATTAACAGGTAAGATAACCAGAAATTCTAAGATCAGATTAATCCGTGATGGAATCGTACAGTACACCGGTGAATTAGAGAGTTTAAAACGTTTTAAAGATGATGTTAAAGAAGTAACTAAAGGTTACGAATGTGGTCTTAATATTAAAGGCTATAATGATATCGAAATTGGCGATATACTCGAGGTTTACGAAGAAGTAGCTGTTAAGAAGAAATTGAAATAA
- the nusA gene encoding transcription termination factor NusA, giving the protein MNNIALIESFGDFKDEKGISKIDLMAIIEDSLKTLLRKRYDSDDHFDVIVNPDKGDFQIFLNKRIVEDEMSEDDDLEIEISEAKKIDPTFEVGEEFTQEIPVAQLGRRNILTLKQILATKLQEHNNAMLYDQFRDRIGEIAVGEVHHIRHKHVILLDDEGNEFILPKENQIPSDFFRKGDSVRAVIESVDFKGSKPQIIVSRTAPKFLEKLLELEIPEIQDGTIILKKVVRIPGEKAKIAVDAYDDRIDPVGACVGVKGSRIHGVVRELRNENIDVIQWSKNPEILVKRALGNVNIQKADMNEEQSHALVYAPAEEISKIIGKQGQNIRLASWLTGYNIDVYRDKEEGDDVELVEFADEIEEWIINEFKKVGLDTARSVLDKETAALVGMTDLELETIEEVKQILRDELED; this is encoded by the coding sequence ATAAACAATATAGCGTTAATTGAATCCTTTGGGGATTTTAAAGATGAGAAAGGGATCAGTAAGATTGACCTTATGGCGATTATTGAAGATTCGCTTAAGACTCTTTTAAGGAAAAGATACGATTCAGATGATCACTTTGATGTTATTGTAAATCCTGATAAAGGAGATTTTCAGATTTTCTTAAACAAGAGAATTGTTGAAGACGAAATGTCAGAAGACGATGATTTGGAAATAGAAATTTCTGAAGCTAAGAAAATTGATCCAACTTTCGAAGTAGGAGAAGAATTTACTCAGGAAATTCCTGTTGCACAATTGGGAAGAAGAAATATCCTGACTCTTAAGCAGATTCTTGCTACTAAGCTTCAGGAGCACAATAATGCAATGTTATATGATCAGTTCCGGGACAGAATTGGTGAAATTGCAGTAGGTGAAGTACATCATATCCGTCATAAACATGTAATTTTGTTAGATGATGAAGGGAATGAATTTATTTTACCAAAAGAAAACCAGATTCCTTCAGACTTCTTCAGAAAAGGAGACAGTGTACGTGCAGTAATCGAAAGTGTAGACTTTAAAGGCTCTAAGCCTCAGATTATTGTTTCAAGAACAGCTCCTAAATTCCTGGAGAAATTATTAGAACTTGAAATTCCTGAAATCCAGGACGGAACTATTATCCTGAAGAAAGTAGTGAGAATTCCGGGTGAAAAGGCGAAAATTGCTGTGGATGCTTATGATGACAGAATAGATCCTGTAGGAGCATGTGTAGGGGTGAAAGGATCCAGAATTCATGGAGTAGTAAGAGAGCTGCGTAATGAAAATATAGATGTGATTCAGTGGTCTAAAAACCCTGAGATCCTAGTGAAGAGAGCCTTAGGTAATGTTAATATTCAGAAAGCCGATATGAACGAAGAGCAGTCACATGCTTTAGTATATGCTCCGGCTGAAGAGATCTCTAAAATTATTGGGAAACAAGGACAGAATATACGTCTTGCATCTTGGTTAACGGGGTACAATATCGATGTATACAGAGATAAAGAAGAAGGTGACGATGTTGAGTTAGTAGAATTTGCTGACGAGATCGAAGAATGGATCATTAATGAGTTTAAAAAAGTAGGTCTTGATACTGCAAGAAGTGTACTGGACAAAGAAACAGCTGCGCTTGTGGGAATGACAGATCTTGAGTTAGAAACCATTGAGGAAGTAAAACAAATATTGAGAGACGAATTAGAGGACTAA
- the rimP gene encoding ribosome assembly cofactor RimP, protein MEFRERVHELVDQYLETREDLFLIELKISADSNITVIIDGDQSVSLQDCLDVSRAVEFQLDREEHDFSLQVMSPGLSEPLKLPRQFAKNIGRELEVLLNDDTKIQGELKIVGEDSITLELKYRRPKLVGKGKEDVVEDRIIPLAEIKKALVVIKF, encoded by the coding sequence ATGGAATTTAGGGAGCGCGTACACGAATTAGTAGATCAGTACCTTGAGACAAGGGAAGATTTGTTTTTAATTGAACTTAAAATTTCTGCGGATAGTAATATTACAGTTATTATTGATGGAGACCAGAGTGTAAGTCTTCAGGATTGTCTGGATGTTAGCCGTGCAGTAGAATTTCAGTTAGACAGAGAAGAACATGATTTTAGCCTTCAGGTAATGTCACCAGGACTTTCAGAGCCATTGAAATTACCAAGACAATTTGCTAAAAATATTGGAAGAGAATTGGAAGTATTATTAAATGATGATACAAAGATCCAGGGTGAATTAAAGATTGTTGGTGAAGATTCAATTACCTTAGAGCTGAAATACAGACGTCCTAAGCTTGTAGGGAAAGGTAAGGAAGATGTAGTGGAAGACCGCATAATTCCATTGGCTGAAATTAAAAAAGCCCTGGTGGTAATTAAATTTTGA
- a CDS encoding glycoside hydrolase family 97 protein, which produces MKHFTVCIFILFISVFIQAQKLESPDKNLILKFSLNEKGEAYYELKYKNKYVVKNSKLGFLISSQTPFAEGFKITNTQLSSSDTSWNPVLGEQKTIRDNHNEMLVSLQQTKTGYQLNIRFRLFNDGFGFRYEFPVQKYLRHFRIDEELTEFNLARNDKSFWIPADYDTNEFQITTSRISEISSLIDKARDEPLAAKAPSKNLAVQTPLMLKSDNGLYINIHEAALVDYPAMHLNVDDKNYKLSTHLTPNKNGEKAYMQTQMKTPWRTIVVSDDARNILASKLILNLNDPNKIEDTSWIKPIKYVGVWWEYFTGGGSTWAYSDNQDIVIGQTDYTHLKPNQHHGANTQHVKEYIDFAAENGFDAVLVEGWNEGWEDNWAYGKEKIYSFTKAYPDFNVEELQAYAKTRGIKIIMHHETTSSAVDYERQLDDAFSFMNKHGYTAVKTGYVGPIIPRSEYHDGQWMVNHYNFVAQKAAQYKIMVNSHEAVRPTGISRTYPNWIAQESARGTEFESFNGNRPDHTTILPFTRLMGGPMDYTPGIFQGNLSIYGKNKARLSTTLVKQLALYVTLYSPLQMAADLPENYKKHMDAFQFIKDVAIDWDNTYILEAEPGDYITIARKAKNKNEWFVGGITDENERTATINFNFLPKGKSFEAIIYEDGENADWKNSILDYKINKQKVNSATILKKRLAPSGGIAISIKEIK; this is translated from the coding sequence ATGAAGCATTTTACAGTCTGCATTTTCATACTATTTATTTCAGTTTTTATTCAGGCTCAAAAGCTTGAATCTCCAGATAAGAATCTCATACTCAAATTTTCCCTTAATGAAAAAGGAGAAGCCTATTACGAACTGAAATACAAGAATAAATATGTAGTAAAAAATAGCAAGCTTGGTTTTTTAATTAGCAGTCAAACTCCTTTTGCTGAAGGCTTTAAAATAACCAATACACAACTTTCCTCCTCCGATACATCATGGAATCCAGTATTGGGAGAGCAAAAAACAATCCGGGACAATCATAACGAAATGCTGGTTTCTTTACAACAAACCAAAACCGGATATCAACTCAATATCAGATTTAGGCTTTTTAATGATGGGTTCGGATTCAGATATGAATTTCCGGTTCAAAAATACCTACGACACTTTCGTATAGATGAAGAGCTTACAGAATTCAACCTGGCTCGTAACGATAAATCCTTCTGGATACCTGCAGATTATGACACCAATGAATTTCAGATTACTACATCCCGAATTTCTGAGATATCTTCTTTAATAGACAAGGCTAGAGATGAGCCTTTAGCAGCAAAAGCACCATCAAAAAATCTTGCAGTACAAACGCCACTTATGCTGAAATCAGATAACGGACTGTACATCAATATTCATGAAGCAGCATTAGTAGACTACCCTGCCATGCACCTGAATGTAGACGATAAAAATTATAAGCTAAGCACTCATCTTACTCCCAATAAAAATGGGGAAAAAGCCTACATGCAAACTCAAATGAAAACGCCGTGGAGAACCATCGTCGTTAGTGATGATGCACGCAACATACTCGCCTCCAAACTTATCCTGAATTTAAACGATCCAAACAAAATTGAAGACACTTCGTGGATAAAACCAATAAAATACGTTGGTGTCTGGTGGGAATATTTTACAGGCGGAGGCTCTACCTGGGCTTATAGCGATAATCAGGATATTGTTATCGGGCAAACAGATTACACCCACCTAAAACCCAATCAACATCACGGAGCCAATACTCAGCATGTGAAAGAATATATAGACTTTGCAGCTGAAAATGGATTTGATGCTGTACTGGTTGAGGGCTGGAATGAAGGTTGGGAGGATAACTGGGCATATGGAAAGGAAAAAATATACAGCTTTACAAAAGCCTACCCTGACTTCAATGTAGAAGAACTACAAGCTTATGCAAAGACAAGAGGCATAAAAATCATCATGCATCATGAAACCACCTCTTCAGCAGTGGATTATGAAAGACAACTGGATGATGCTTTTTCTTTTATGAATAAGCACGGATACACTGCTGTAAAAACAGGATATGTTGGCCCAATCATCCCAAGAAGTGAATATCATGACGGACAATGGATGGTCAATCACTATAACTTTGTAGCTCAAAAGGCGGCGCAGTACAAAATCATGGTAAACTCTCATGAAGCAGTAAGACCCACAGGGATATCCCGTACTTACCCAAACTGGATCGCACAGGAGTCTGCAAGGGGAACCGAGTTCGAATCTTTCAACGGAAACCGGCCCGATCACACCACTATTTTACCTTTTACCAGATTAATGGGTGGTCCCATGGATTATACTCCAGGAATCTTTCAGGGAAATCTTTCCATATACGGTAAAAACAAAGCAAGACTCAGCACTACACTGGTAAAACAACTGGCACTTTATGTAACCCTGTACAGCCCGCTACAAATGGCTGCTGATCTTCCAGAAAATTACAAAAAACACATGGATGCCTTCCAGTTTATCAAAGATGTAGCAATAGACTGGGACAACACTTACATTCTGGAGGCCGAACCCGGAGACTACATTACTATTGCGCGTAAGGCAAAAAATAAAAATGAATGGTTTGTTGGTGGGATTACAGATGAAAATGAAAGAACAGCAACAATCAATTTCAACTTTCTACCAAAAGGAAAAAGCTTTGAAGCTATTATTTATGAAGATGGAGAGAATGCAGACTGGAAGAATAGCATATTAGATTACAAAATAAATAAACAAAAAGTAAATTCTGCTACCATTCTTAAAAAGAGACTGGCTCCAAGTGGCGGCATTGCCATAAGCATCAAAGAAATTAAATAA